TTCAAGTGGGACCTTCATGTCACAGAAACATTTCAATACTAATGGCAATTCGCATAACGTGAAGGATTCTCCTGGCAGGCGgaaagaagatgacgagaaAACGGTAGTGCCTGGCAGAGTTGCTTATTCCAGAGCTCACGGGTCATTCAttgttgatgaagcttctctatacgatgatgaagacgatgcTTCAACGGTGGTTTCCGGAAATGTTCATTCATTGAAGGTGCAGGGTTCAACGACGGCATCGCACAAACGGTCGCTGTCGAATGAGAAGTTACTCTCCACGCAGTTGAGCCAAATGAGCTATAATAACAACCGAGTAAGCCTGGACAGAGCAATATTACAAGTTCAGGAGTTGTTACAAGAGATCGCTGTCGAAAACGAAGCTCGCCCTATACATCTTCCCAATAGTAAAGTGGACAGCGGAAGGCAACTGCATGTATTAAAGCTTGAGATCAAGATAGATGGCAATTATTCTGATCGTAGTGGCATTCAGTTGGATAAGGAAGCGTCTGCAAAGTTATTCAGCTCGCAGATACGGTTGTCGTTGAAACATCTGGCCTCTTTGCAAAAAAGAGTGGACGATGTATCTTCCAAGGTCTTCATAACAGGTGATGTGAATACCGGGAAGTCGAACTTTTGCAACTCTCTGCTTAGACGGAGGGTATTACCGGAGGACCAACTACCATGTACCAACGTTTTTTGCGAAATACTCGAGGCACGGGACAACAATAACATCGAAGAAGTGCATGCTCTCACCATTGAGAAGGCGAAGTCAGTAAAAAATGCCATCGACACGTATAACATACGAGACAAATCTACCTATGAAATACATCCATTGACAGATATGCCGGATCTCGTGCAGAGAAGTGACAAGTACGTTCTGTTAAAGGTTTATATTAAAGACGACAAACGTCCTCCAGAAACAAGCCTGCTAAGGAACGGGACAGTCGATATTTCACTGATAGACTCGCCAGGGTTAAACATGGATTCTGTACAAACCGCGGAGGTCATGTCAAGACAAGAGGAAATCGATTTAGTCATATTTGTTGTCAATGCTGAAAACCAGTTGACCTTGTCAGCTAAAGATTTTATTGCTTTGGCTTCacgagagaagaaatttaTGTTCTTTGTCGTTAAGAAATTTGATAGAATCAGGGATAAGCAGCGCTGCAAAGATTTAGTCTTGAAACAAATAAGGGAGCTGTCGCCCGAGACACACAAGAGTTCGTCTCAATTCATTCACTTTTTGAGCAATAATAGTGGCGCTGATCCTTTCGGGGATCCCCCGAGCGATTCTGACGACGAATATGAGGGGAACCCAGATTTCGATCACTTGGAAAACTCTTTAAGAAATTTcgttttgaagaagcggtCCACATCCAAGTTGCTTCCAGCTAAAACCTACTTGTGCAAACTTCTAAGCGACGTAGGAGAAATCTCGCGCTTCAATATGGAAATTTAccagaaagaagacgaaaagCTGAACGAAGAGCTAAATGAGTTGAAGCCAGAG
Above is a genomic segment from Torulaspora globosa chromosome 1, complete sequence containing:
- the FZO1 gene encoding mitofusin (ancestral locus Anc_8.573) translates to MSQKHFNTNGNSHNVKDSPGRRKEDDEKTVVPGRVAYSRAHGSFIVDEASLYDDEDDASTVVSGNVHSLKVQGSTTASHKRSLSNEKLLSTQLSQMSYNNNRVSLDRAILQVQELLQEIAVENEARPIHLPNSKVDSGRQLHVLKLEIKIDGNYSDRSGIQLDKEASAKLFSSQIRLSLKHLASLQKRVDDVSSKVFITGDVNTGKSNFCNSLLRRRVLPEDQLPCTNVFCEILEARDNNNIEEVHALTIEKAKSVKNAIDTYNIRDKSTYEIHPLTDMPDLVQRSDKYVLLKVYIKDDKRPPETSLLRNGTVDISLIDSPGLNMDSVQTAEVMSRQEEIDLVIFVVNAENQLTLSAKDFIALASREKKFMFFVVKKFDRIRDKQRCKDLVLKQIRELSPETHKSSSQFIHFLSNNSGADPFGDPPSDSDDEYEGNPDFDHLENSLRNFVLKKRSTSKLLPAKTYLCKLLSDVGEISRFNMEIYQKEDEKLNEELNELKPEVDKVKAHCNELSETVDKMCEETVSATYEFAKSKIQSSLEIPLNEFPRYQGLSQIHNFIFTTEQFIKDQVTDAIAASETSAKGVTESSVNEINKLGRESLGENFMHNRVFRSNLMFTNRRHHFVKKLSVPLSIKDFFAPSWTGFIDYLSWGLISPSMADSRYSETETNSSNSVTAVLGLGNYSIAQYWTKPSLIFTSKVPTLAVYSFGSVKILRNVVLQGFQFFSWNTIRRVSGSLLVLGGLLCAAYLIHDLPRALPQSLSAKYKTTLQQKEYAHANADRIAREVREVMKIPIREIVKSCELAIDKKQAVKKDLEKKLANNALSTKFFAQLLERASTQRQVVERINLEVD